The following coding sequences are from one Triticum dicoccoides isolate Atlit2015 ecotype Zavitan chromosome 4A, WEW_v2.0, whole genome shotgun sequence window:
- the LOC119287133 gene encoding ferredoxin C 1, chloroplastic-like yields MAAASLLHLATPISSPRLHLGHSAAILLGRQHPQVRLTAAAPRAHRVTIEHGGESRVVEMEEDENILERALEEGLDVPHDCKLGVCMTCPARLVSGKVDQSDGMLSDDVVAQGYALLCAAYPRSDCTIRVIPEDELLQVQLATAND; encoded by the coding sequence ATGGCCGCCGCTTCGCTGCTCCACCTCGCCACCCCCATCTCCTCCCCCCGCCTCCATCTCGGCCACAGCGCCGCCATCCTGCTCGGCCGTCAGCATCCGCAAGTGCGGCTGACGGCGGCGGCGCCGCGGGCGCACCGGGTGACGATCGAGCACGGCGGCGAGTCGCGGGTGGTGGAGATGGAGGAGGACGAGAACATCCTGGAGCGGGCGCTGGAGGAGGGGCTGGACGTGCCGCACGACTGCAAGCTCGGGGTGTGCATGACCTGCCCGGCGCGGCTGGTGTCCGGCAAGGTGGACCAGAGCGACGGCATGCTCAGCGACGACGTGGTGGCGCAGGGCTACGCGCTGCTCTGCGCCGCCTACCCGCGCTCCGACTGCACCATCCGCGTCATCCCCGAGGACGAG